A portion of the Nitrospira defluvii genome contains these proteins:
- a CDS encoding DEAD/DEAH box helicase, with protein sequence MTPALPFHPIITNWFTGRFASATDVQIRAWPAIQSGRDLLISAPTGSGKTLAAFLSCIDRLFCQALRCDLRDETQILYVSPLKALSNDVQKNLQQPLTEIGQAALAAGLLLPDLRVVVRTGDTPMTERQQMLRRPPHILITTPESLFILLTAEKSRAMLRTVCTVIVDEIHAVAPNKRGAHLALSLERAAALAGGVVQRIGLSATQRPIGTVAEFLVGNRSASTVNGHMLCEAVGHRPSAISAVPCTIIDVGHRRDMDLAVEVPKDELGAVATNAIWSDVYDRVASLVEAHRSTLVFVNTRRLAERVSHYLQERLRHLGEDVVAAHHGSLSREIRLSAEDRLKTGAVRVVVATASLELGIDVGTVDLVCQIGSPRSIATCLQRIGRAGHWVHAIPKGRLFATTRDELIECAALIRAIRTGVLDRIEVPPAPLDVLAQQIVAAAATQSWDETELFELCRRAMPYRDLTRASFDAVVHMLAEGFVTSRGRGRAYLHHDRINHRIRGRRGARLTAITSGGAIPDTANYVVIAEPDGTVVGSVDEDFAVESLAGDIILLGNTSWRIKGVETGKMRVEDAQGAPPTIPFWRGEAPARTADLSSEVATLRDEIDQRLGATPSTAAFFTPPVQWLKQECGLDQRGAQQAVEYILAGKAVLGTVPTQQTIVAERFFDESGGMQLVIHAPFGGRVNRAWGLALRKRFCVTFDFELQAAATDEGIVLSLGEKHSFPLDTVFAFLSPGTLREVLTQAVLQAPMFMTRWRWNASRALALLRCVGGKRVPPQIQRMRAEDLLAAVFPDAIACQDNFQGERTIRQIPDHPLAQETIRDCLTEAMDVDGLIAVLERIESGAIACRAVDTPLPSVFCHEILNANPYAFLDDAPLEERRARAVDMRRTLPPELAGEMGALDQTAIDQVIDESWPVVRDAEEFHDALLSLGWVPCESMPGWDLLVPTLSAAGRLVTLWQGGTKVGWLAAECRHYGRQLFSDARIEPSSASNEDTDVVERDEVLTRVVLGWMESIGPTTAGALAARLHLATQDVYGAMLRLEAQGHVLRGRFSLHASRTTSDVVEWCHRRLLARIHRLTIGRLRKEIEPVSAAEFMRFLFQWQRAAPGARLHGEAGLLEVVKQLGGFEAAASAWESQILRVRMAKYQPEWLDRLCLSGALMWGRVTPHPRLMQELAAVPGRRVVPTRVAPVGLFAREDAPVLLASTGEALARFDLSARLSSPAQAIRRCLQDRGASFFSELLHGTRLLASEVEDGLWELVAAGLVTADGFDNLRALIDPKRRRAEASDRSRRPRHVGGRWSLLRPTAISSDPRTAAEASERVARQLLQRYGVVFRDLLARESIVSSWRDLLVCYRRLEFTGEIRGGRFVSGFTGEQFALPSALESLRAMKKRPGSAHQQEIKLSAADPLNLAGVILPGPRIAAVPSNFVVFRDGLVVRTVTGRDTHDRQESPTLEVARRDVRS encoded by the coding sequence ATGACCCCGGCCTTGCCCTTTCATCCCATCATCACCAATTGGTTCACGGGACGCTTCGCTTCCGCGACGGACGTGCAAATACGGGCTTGGCCGGCTATTCAATCCGGGCGTGACCTCTTGATCTCTGCCCCGACCGGGTCGGGCAAGACACTGGCGGCCTTCCTCTCCTGCATTGACAGGCTGTTTTGCCAGGCCCTGCGCTGTGATCTCCGCGACGAAACTCAGATCCTCTATGTTTCGCCGTTGAAAGCGTTGAGCAACGACGTCCAGAAAAATCTTCAGCAGCCGCTGACCGAGATCGGCCAGGCCGCGTTGGCGGCCGGGTTACTGCTGCCGGACCTGCGGGTTGTTGTACGGACCGGCGACACACCGATGACCGAGCGCCAGCAGATGCTCCGGCGACCGCCGCACATCCTGATTACGACGCCTGAATCGTTGTTCATCTTGCTTACCGCGGAGAAAAGCCGGGCAATGCTGAGGACCGTGTGCACGGTCATTGTGGATGAAATTCATGCCGTGGCGCCGAACAAGCGCGGAGCACATCTGGCCCTATCCCTGGAGCGGGCGGCGGCGCTGGCCGGTGGGGTCGTCCAGCGGATCGGTCTGTCCGCCACCCAGCGGCCGATCGGGACCGTTGCAGAGTTTTTGGTGGGGAATAGAAGCGCGTCAACCGTCAACGGTCACATGCTATGCGAAGCGGTCGGCCATCGGCCATCAGCCATCAGCGCTGTGCCGTGCACGATCATCGACGTGGGACACCGGCGCGACATGGATCTCGCCGTAGAGGTGCCCAAGGACGAACTGGGTGCCGTCGCCACCAATGCAATTTGGAGCGACGTGTACGACCGAGTGGCCTCCCTGGTCGAGGCGCATCGCTCCACACTCGTATTTGTGAATACCCGCCGCCTGGCGGAGAGGGTTTCCCACTATCTGCAAGAACGGCTGCGGCATCTGGGGGAAGATGTTGTGGCGGCGCACCACGGCAGTTTGTCGCGCGAGATTCGTTTGTCGGCGGAGGATCGCCTGAAGACAGGGGCTGTCCGGGTGGTGGTGGCCACGGCGTCATTGGAACTCGGCATCGATGTCGGAACTGTTGACCTCGTGTGCCAGATCGGCTCGCCCCGTTCCATCGCGACCTGTCTACAACGCATCGGTCGGGCCGGCCATTGGGTCCACGCAATCCCCAAAGGGCGACTCTTCGCCACGACACGCGATGAGCTGATTGAATGTGCCGCGTTGATCCGGGCGATCAGAACTGGGGTGCTGGACCGTATCGAGGTACCGCCGGCGCCATTGGACGTCTTGGCCCAACAGATCGTGGCGGCGGCTGCGACGCAGTCCTGGGATGAGACGGAGTTGTTTGAGCTCTGCCGACGGGCCATGCCCTATCGCGATCTTACCCGCGCCTCGTTCGATGCGGTGGTACACATGTTGGCCGAGGGGTTCGTCACCAGCCGTGGCCGGGGACGAGCCTATCTCCACCATGATCGCATCAACCATCGCATCAGAGGACGTCGGGGGGCGAGATTGACGGCCATCACCTCCGGCGGCGCCATTCCCGATACGGCCAACTATGTCGTGATTGCCGAGCCGGACGGCACGGTAGTCGGGTCGGTGGATGAGGACTTCGCGGTTGAAAGCCTGGCCGGGGACATCATTCTGCTGGGCAATACGTCCTGGCGCATCAAAGGGGTCGAAACCGGCAAGATGCGTGTCGAGGATGCGCAGGGGGCACCTCCGACGATTCCCTTTTGGCGTGGAGAGGCTCCGGCGAGAACGGCGGATCTCTCCTCGGAGGTGGCGACGCTGCGGGACGAGATCGATCAGCGCCTGGGCGCCACCCCATCCACTGCGGCCTTCTTCACGCCGCCGGTGCAATGGCTGAAGCAGGAATGCGGGCTGGATCAACGCGGGGCACAGCAGGCGGTCGAATACATTCTGGCGGGGAAGGCGGTGCTCGGAACAGTCCCGACCCAACAGACCATCGTCGCGGAGCGCTTCTTTGACGAGAGCGGCGGTATGCAATTGGTCATCCATGCCCCGTTCGGCGGACGAGTCAATCGCGCCTGGGGCCTGGCCTTGCGAAAACGGTTTTGTGTGACGTTCGACTTTGAATTGCAGGCCGCTGCCACGGACGAAGGCATTGTGCTGTCGTTGGGGGAGAAACACAGTTTTCCACTCGACACCGTGTTCGCGTTCCTCAGTCCCGGGACCTTGCGGGAGGTGTTGACGCAAGCGGTCTTGCAGGCTCCCATGTTCATGACGCGCTGGCGCTGGAATGCCTCGCGTGCTCTGGCCCTGCTCCGATGTGTCGGCGGCAAGCGGGTTCCGCCGCAGATTCAACGCATGCGTGCCGAAGATCTCCTCGCGGCGGTCTTTCCGGACGCGATTGCTTGCCAGGATAATTTTCAAGGCGAACGCACGATCCGGCAAATTCCCGACCATCCCCTGGCCCAGGAAACCATCCGTGATTGTCTGACTGAGGCGATGGATGTGGACGGCTTGATTGCGGTATTGGAACGAATCGAGAGCGGCGCGATTGCCTGTCGGGCTGTCGATACGCCCTTGCCTTCCGTCTTTTGCCACGAAATTCTCAATGCCAATCCCTATGCGTTTCTCGACGACGCGCCGCTGGAGGAACGCCGGGCGAGGGCGGTGGACATGCGACGCACGCTGCCGCCGGAATTGGCTGGTGAGATGGGCGCCTTGGATCAGACGGCCATCGATCAGGTCATCGACGAATCGTGGCCGGTGGTGCGCGATGCGGAAGAATTTCATGACGCGCTGTTGTCTCTCGGATGGGTGCCTTGTGAATCTATGCCCGGCTGGGATCTGCTCGTGCCCACCCTGTCGGCTGCGGGTCGCCTGGTGACGTTGTGGCAGGGAGGCACCAAAGTGGGGTGGCTGGCTGCGGAGTGTCGACACTACGGACGGCAGCTGTTTTCTGACGCCCGGATCGAGCCCTCTTCCGCCTCGAATGAGGACACAGACGTGGTCGAGCGCGACGAAGTGCTGACCCGCGTCGTGTTGGGATGGATGGAAAGTATCGGGCCGACGACCGCGGGAGCTTTGGCCGCTCGTCTGCACCTGGCGACGCAGGATGTGTATGGGGCGATGTTGCGATTGGAAGCGCAGGGCCATGTCCTCCGTGGCCGATTTTCGCTGCACGCCTCACGAACGACGAGTGACGTTGTTGAGTGGTGCCATCGGCGTCTCCTTGCGCGCATCCATCGTCTCACCATCGGCCGGCTGCGCAAGGAGATCGAGCCGGTCTCGGCCGCCGAGTTCATGCGGTTCCTGTTTCAATGGCAGCGGGCCGCGCCCGGTGCGCGCCTACATGGAGAAGCAGGGTTGCTGGAAGTGGTGAAGCAGCTGGGTGGATTCGAGGCGGCGGCGTCGGCCTGGGAAAGCCAAATCCTGCGCGTCCGGATGGCCAAATACCAGCCGGAATGGCTGGATCGACTGTGCCTGAGCGGGGCGCTGATGTGGGGACGCGTAACTCCCCATCCGCGGCTGATGCAGGAATTGGCGGCGGTGCCTGGGCGTCGGGTCGTTCCCACGCGCGTGGCGCCGGTGGGGCTGTTTGCGAGGGAAGATGCGCCGGTCTTGCTCGCCTCGACAGGAGAAGCGTTGGCCCGGTTTGATCTCTCGGCCAGACTGAGTTCGCCGGCACAGGCGATTCGTCGTTGCCTGCAGGATCGTGGCGCCAGTTTTTTCAGCGAGCTGCTGCATGGAACCAGGTTGTTGGCCTCGGAGGTGGAAGACGGGTTGTGGGAGTTGGTGGCAGCCGGGCTCGTCACGGCCGATGGGTTTGACAATCTGCGCGCCCTCATCGATCCCAAGCGGCGGCGGGCGGAGGCGTCCGATCGCAGCCGTCGGCCACGCCATGTCGGCGGCCGTTGGTCTCTGTTGAGACCAACCGCTATTTCATCGGATCCGCGCACGGCAGCAGAGGCTTCCGAGCGTGTGGCGAGGCAGCTGCTGCAGCGCTACGGAGTGGTGTTCCGGGACCTGCTGGCGCGTGAGTCGATCGTGTCTTCCTGGCGCGATCTGCTGGTGTGTTATCGGCGGCTCGAATTCACCGGGGAAATTCGTGGCGGCCGGTTTGTGAGCGGGTTTACGGGAGAGCAGTTTGCGTTGCCGTCGGCATTGGAATCCCTGCGAGCGATGAAAAAACGCCCGGGCAGCGCACATCAACAGGAGATCAAGCTCTCGGCCGCCGATCCGCTGAATCTTGCGGGTGTGATATTGCCTGGTCCTCGAATTGCCGCAGTGCCGTCAAATTTCGTGGTGTTTCGCGACGGGCTGGTGGTCCGCACCGTGACCGGGCGTGATACGCACGATCGGCAGGAGTCGCCGACATTGGAAGTCGCTCGACGGGACGTTCGCTCCTGA
- a CDS encoding response regulator transcription factor, producing the protein MRHLFDYAVTRRTMRKKFPRPRVLLGDSSRSMLAFLEILLEPQFDVVSSETEAEAIVLTARKLAPDLVILDFSLSFLEGLGAARQLYETLPNTKVVFFSLHEDPIYVRAAFEAGAKGYLVKHLTVDLGHYLGRVLQGERVCWPDGLETQVSRMKDN; encoded by the coding sequence ATGCGCCATCTTTTTGACTACGCAGTCACTCGTAGGACTATGAGAAAAAAGTTTCCCCGTCCGCGCGTCCTCCTCGGCGACTCGTCACGATCCATGCTGGCGTTTCTGGAGATTTTGTTGGAGCCTCAATTCGATGTCGTTTCTTCAGAAACCGAAGCGGAAGCCATCGTCTTGACGGCAAGAAAACTTGCTCCCGACTTGGTGATTCTCGATTTTTCCCTCTCGTTTCTCGAGGGCCTCGGGGCGGCTCGACAGTTATATGAAACGCTGCCGAACACGAAAGTCGTCTTTTTCTCCCTGCATGAAGACCCGATCTACGTCAGGGCAGCGTTCGAGGCGGGAGCAAAGGGGTATCTCGTCAAGCATCTCACGGTCGATCTCGGGCATTATCTTGGCCGGGTGTTGCAAGGGGAACGCGTCTGTTGGCCGGACGGTCTTGAGACGCAGGTGTCTCGCATGAAAGACAACTGA
- a CDS encoding response regulator, with protein MTLPRVLLADDHTLVLEGFRRLLDDQCELVGTVGDGRALLDAVPQLKPDIVILDISMPVLNGIDAARVLKVKYPEIKVVFITMHADPAYVRAAFEAGASAYLLKRCVGEELAQAIRAVRGGNFYVTPLVTKEVVESMLRGVDGGAPSGPELTTRQREVLQLLAEGHTVKDIAATLKISPRTVEFHKGQIMEQLNLHTTVELVKYALAQGLTSQI; from the coding sequence ATGACGCTGCCGCGCGTGTTGTTGGCGGATGATCATACCCTGGTGCTGGAAGGGTTTCGGCGCCTGTTGGACGATCAGTGTGAACTGGTCGGCACGGTTGGAGACGGACGCGCGTTGCTGGACGCCGTCCCGCAGTTGAAGCCGGATATCGTGATTCTCGACATCTCGATGCCGGTACTCAATGGGATCGATGCCGCTCGTGTCCTTAAGGTCAAGTATCCCGAGATCAAAGTGGTGTTTATCACGATGCACGCCGACCCGGCCTATGTGCGGGCGGCATTTGAAGCCGGTGCGTCCGCCTATTTATTGAAACGATGCGTGGGCGAGGAGTTAGCCCAGGCGATACGGGCGGTGAGGGGCGGGAATTTCTACGTCACCCCGCTGGTTACCAAGGAAGTCGTGGAAAGCATGTTACGGGGCGTCGACGGCGGAGCGCCCTCCGGCCCCGAACTTACGACTCGCCAACGCGAGGTGCTCCAACTGTTGGCCGAAGGGCATACGGTCAAGGATATTGCCGCAACTCTGAAGATTTCTCCCCGCACCGTTGAATTCCACAAAGGGCAGATCATGGAACAGTTGAATCTGCACACGACCGTCGAACTCGTCAAATACGCCCTGGCGCAGGGCCTCACCAGCCAGATTTAA
- a CDS encoding sensor histidine kinase, translating into MAPFNQRRDKRMDQVDRSVDVLGQRRQHVMVGLAGLLACLFFVLDLQLPLGVANAVLYSAVVLLSSASQYRWLPIATAGACSLLTIVAAPFSPRVPGLPSWFEWVNHLFSLFGIWVPVLFVYQRRRTESLLKEINERLEQGVEARTADLAASRMALERSEEQLHVLTGRILTAQEEERRRIARDLHDDVNQRLALLLLELQEVDRHIAGDPGDVHIGVRHVLKGLEELSDDVRYMAYRFHPSILDDLGLKAALQRLLDDFSSRTGVKILFVHQPLDHQLDKAASTALYRVVQESLSNIARHAKATRVEVEVTVEDDGVVVVVRDDGQGFDQLLVNKGEGGLGLLNMRERLLSVQGTCEIESIPGKGTTVSMYVPLVRVAI; encoded by the coding sequence ATGGCGCCATTCAACCAACGGCGAGACAAGCGGATGGATCAGGTCGACCGGTCAGTCGATGTTCTGGGCCAGCGGCGACAGCATGTGATGGTCGGGTTGGCCGGCCTGCTGGCCTGTCTCTTTTTTGTCCTGGACCTTCAGTTGCCGCTGGGGGTAGCGAACGCGGTGTTGTACAGCGCCGTGGTGTTGCTGTCTTCCGCGAGCCAGTACCGCTGGTTGCCGATCGCCACCGCCGGCGCCTGCTCCCTCCTGACCATCGTCGCCGCTCCGTTCAGCCCTCGCGTTCCCGGCCTTCCGTCCTGGTTCGAGTGGGTTAATCATCTCTTCAGCCTCTTCGGTATTTGGGTTCCGGTGTTGTTCGTGTATCAGCGCCGTCGTACGGAGTCCCTTTTGAAGGAAATCAATGAGCGGCTGGAGCAAGGCGTCGAGGCGCGGACCGCGGACTTAGCCGCCAGCCGCATGGCGTTGGAGCGGAGCGAGGAGCAGCTGCATGTCCTCACCGGACGTATTCTCACCGCGCAAGAAGAGGAACGTCGACGAATCGCACGGGACTTACATGATGATGTCAATCAGCGGCTGGCCCTCTTGTTGTTGGAGTTGCAGGAGGTTGATCGGCACATTGCGGGGGATCCTGGCGATGTACACATCGGGGTTCGCCATGTGTTGAAGGGGTTGGAGGAACTGTCCGACGATGTGCGCTACATGGCCTATCGCTTCCACCCCTCTATCTTGGATGATTTGGGATTGAAGGCCGCTCTGCAACGGCTGTTGGATGACTTTTCCAGCCGGACCGGCGTGAAAATTCTTTTTGTCCATCAGCCGCTCGACCATCAGTTGGATAAGGCCGCGTCAACGGCCTTGTACCGGGTCGTGCAGGAGAGTTTGTCCAACATTGCCCGGCATGCGAAGGCGACTCGGGTAGAGGTGGAGGTCACCGTGGAAGACGACGGGGTGGTGGTGGTGGTGCGTGACGACGGACAAGGGTTCGATCAACTGCTGGTCAACAAGGGGGAAGGCGGGCTGGGCTTGCTGAATATGCGCGAGCGTCTCTTGTCGGTTCAGGGTACCTGTGAGATTGAATCGATTCCGGGAAAGGGCACGACGGTCTCGATGTATGTGCCGCTGGTCAGGGTGGCGATATGA
- a CDS encoding helix-turn-helix domain-containing protein, translating into MTRTVRPKGAPKPEVHVGDIVRRLRKSRHLSVRMLADKCGFSPSFISQVELRQASPSIASTERIASALGVTLGEFFRTADPILPAIIRSGARPVVQSQWSRARIETLGPFNKDSRFEPMVITIQPGGASGHKPYAREAEQLAMVLQGSLELTLEEDVHILKRGDAVGIPAGSRHCWRNASRKPAQMLLVTAHRSI; encoded by the coding sequence ATGACTCGAACAGTCCGCCCTAAGGGTGCACCGAAACCAGAGGTACACGTCGGGGACATCGTTCGACGGTTGCGAAAATCCCGCCACCTTTCCGTGCGAATGCTCGCCGATAAGTGCGGGTTTTCCCCCAGCTTCATCTCTCAAGTTGAACTCCGTCAGGCCTCACCGTCCATTGCCTCCACCGAGCGGATCGCCTCCGCGCTCGGCGTGACCCTGGGGGAATTCTTTCGCACGGCAGACCCAATCCTGCCGGCCATTATTCGCTCCGGCGCCCGCCCCGTCGTCCAGAGCCAATGGTCTCGCGCACGAATTGAAACCCTCGGGCCCTTCAACAAAGACAGCCGGTTCGAGCCCATGGTCATTACCATCCAGCCGGGCGGCGCGAGCGGACATAAACCCTACGCCCGGGAAGCCGAACAATTGGCCATGGTGCTCCAGGGCTCTCTCGAACTAACTCTGGAGGAAGACGTCCATATCCTCAAGCGGGGGGATGCCGTCGGAATCCCTGCAGGCAGCCGCCATTGTTGGCGGAACGCAAGCCGGAAGCCGGCGCAGATGCTGCTCGTGACCGCCCACCGGTCCATCTAG